The genomic DNA ACTTCTTCATTTTCGATATACTGTTGCACATTGTTTTCAATCATCCTAACAACATTAACGTACGTTTGCGATACAATTAACTGCACAGTTGTCCTCCTTTTGTTATTTTTCCAATATAGACATTCTTTCATGATTTCAATCATAAAACAAACGTATTTAATTTTGATTTGATATCAATTATCGAATGAAAATTGTACATATTATTACATACTTCTATTCAGGTACATTCCTTCAACGAAAAAAAAAACGGTTATCAATATGATAACCGTTAATATCCATGTTTCTTCTATTATAATGGCAAGCCATATTTTTGATAATAATCATTAACAACTGTGTGCTTTGATTCCAATCGATTAAATTCCTCAACACTAATGCTACGATTAACAGACTTCTTTTGTTGATTTCGTTTCAAAAAATCGAACATATCCAATTCCTCCTATAATTAGTATGGAATGGCATCTCTGTCATTCATCTATATTATATGTGTGAATTGTGTCACAGACAATAGCTTACAAAAAGTTCCACTAGTAAGATAAATCAGTATTATCTAACAATTCAAGCAATTAATTTTTATTGAATTAAATACCCAATCAATAGCCCTTTTGTCTCTTTCTTGTACATTTTCATTATACAAGTCATTTTAAAATGACATACAATATCGTATTACATCTGAAAGGAGTAGTTATTGGAAAAGGTACAGTTCGTTTAACTAAAGTAAGGAATGAATCAAACACGGATCATCAACATTTGTTACATTTCAACAATTCAACAATTTGACCTATCTAAATAAAAAAAGAGCTGTTCATATGAAAACAACTCTATCTTTATGAATTGAATTTATTTAAAAACAGTCGAGCAGCTATCAGGGATTTGATTTATTCGACATAGCTTCGTTTTAATCTCTTCCCGCTGTTTACAAATAGCACCATCAAGTTCTATTTTAACTTTTGCTATCGATTGGATATTTTCACAAATAGAAATGGATATTATGACTTCATGGCATATTGTATCTTCTTTTGCTTTAGTCGGTACAAGAATTGCTCTACATGTGAAGTCAGTAATTTCGCAATCCACTTTTGTTCCAATCGGTGCACAAAGTACAACTTGTTCTATTGAATTAAAAGGAATTGGGCAAGGGCATTGCTTCTTACCGTTATCATCAACAATTTCAATTACAATAAATCCCCTTATTAATAACTCAACAATTTGAAGTGTGACAATGTCACCATCTGGAAGTGTAATGTTAATATTCTCTCTATTGTTCGGATCAGATATTTCCTCACATATGATTGCACCATCATCGTATGGATTAACTGGATTTCCATACTCATCAGTGAGTATACAGCTAACTTCTTTAATATTATTAAACTGACTGATTTGATAATTCAAACTTAATACAAATCGTCCAGCGCATAGTTCACAGTCCTCAACACACCTCACTTCTAATACTTTTATATTACTTAATGTAATCGAACGCGATTCACCTTCACTTAGTGTGAAGATTTGTATCCCATTTACAATAACATCAATGCTTCCTTTATCTATACAAACGGTTAACGTCCCACTTGGATGAATCTTCTCTTCTGCTTGCCATAAGACCGATGTCTTTCCTTTATTATGAATACAAAAGTTTGCACAAACCTCATCTTGAACGGTTTTTACTTTTAAAATTTCATTCTTTTCAATCTTAATTTGTTGAGTTATCCAGTCATAGACCTTATCGACCCTTATACATTGCTTATGGCGTATTATCTTAGTATCCATACACATGCATCACTCCTTCTTTCATTATATTCATATTATGAAAGACATGAAAATAACGTACTAGGCCCCTTCTCTTTCAATGAAATTGTTTTTTGTTACGAATAAAAATAGGCAGTTAACTTTAAGCCATTGCCTATACAAAAAAAGGTAAAGAAGCATCTAATAGTACAAGAAGAAGGGAAAAGGAAAATTATTAAAGGAACTATAGTAAATAATTCCTCTAAAACTTTGATCTTTTTCAAAAAACAGAATTAAAAGGAGTTGTTCGTATGGGTAGTGGTTGTTGTCCTGATCGTCCAATCGTTAAAGATGAATTGTGTTCAAACTGGGAAGCTGATTGTGTAACAGGTACTGATAACGATCCAGTAATTCTTTGGGAAGCAGATCCAGACGTTATTCAGCCATTCGGTACAGTTACGATATTAGTAGAAAATGCTTGTCGTGATGTCGAAATATTTGTAAATGACTGTGAAAGACATGATACACCGGTTGTAACAATTGATGAAGGGCAATCATTCTCTAAAACATTCAACAACCTTACATGTGTTGCCGTGCGATGCCGCCAAGGTGATGATCCGGGTACAATTTGCTGTGGAAAACTTTGCATGACTGTTCATTATAAGAGATGCTAGTGTTGAATTAATTTCATAACTTCTGAGGATTTTTAAACAAGCTGACCAAAGTCTGGTCAGCTTGTTAACAATTACGATATAAATAGAAGGCTATTTTACTAAAGGGAGTGAAAATCATATGCCAAATAGACGTTTGAATCATTCAAACACACCGAGAAGAAAGAACACCACTAATACAAGAACTAGCGCTGGAACACGAAAAAAGGGATGTGGATGTGGTGGAAAAGCAAAAAAGAGGTAGAAACCTTGTGCATAATAATTTAATGACTAATAAAGTCTAACTAATTCATTTATTTGATACGAACAAAACATAAAGAGCTCTATACTAACCCTTCCGTCATATAACGGTTAAAATGATGATGTGTTCCTCATTAAAAATCATACATCTTATAATGAAATAACCATCAGTGGGACCATCCACCCTTCACTGATGGTTATTTCAAATAAGTAAGTAATGACTGACACATACAATATACATTTTCTGTATAGAAGTTAATGGTTACTATAGTATCAAACTATCGACTTTATATATCAATTTTTGTCTCAAAAAAAGTAGATACATTCTCTGCAAATGTTATACACTTTTTCTTATCTTCTTCTGACTCTGGTGCTAACTCTATTTTCAAACCTTGTTGAATAAGTTCAGCTCCACATTCTTTAAGTTTAAATTCAAAAATATCAACCGCTTCACAAAATTTCGGATAATCTGTATCACCCGAACCGAAGACAGCAACTGGTTTACCTGATATGTCTACAACATCCAACTCATCATAGAAGTCCTCTGTTTCATATGGAAGCTCTCCATCGCCCCATGTATAAGAGCCTAATAATACTGCATCATAATTTAACATAGATTCAGCCTCAATATCTTCAATTTCTTCAACTGTAACATCATGATTTAACTCCTCTAATCTTCCCTTAATAACATCTAAAATCTCCTCTGTATTGCCTGACATACTAGCATAAACAATTAGAATACTTGCCATTCCAAATCCCTCCTACTAATTATCACGTATAAATTACTATCAATTAGAATGAATAATAACTATTTGCGATAGAAGCCTATATAATTAAAAAACATTAATTGAAATCTATTCTCATCTATAATTTTATATGATAATGATTATCAATGTCAATAATTTCACCTTGTTAAGTTTAGGAATCAAATTTCATCACGGATAGTATCAAATAATTTGTATTTGTTGAAAAATAACACAATTGATAATAGGACATTACTAATTAGTTAGCTCTGTATTTGTTATAAAAATCACATCGATAGCTAGAAGTTTTTCACAAAGTTAAACAAGCCATCCGAAGTACAATCTTCGGATGGCTTGTTTAACGAATACAATAACTTTCTTTGCAAAATTATTCTTTCACAATCCCTATATTGTCCATTGATCATGTACAAGTGCTACTAACCTCCAACGATTTTCAGCATCTTTTTGAAAGACGACATTTAAACTACTCCAAGAGAACTCTTTATTATCACCTGTACCTTCATGGTAATATTCTACAACATGTGCATCTGAGTACATTTCTTTAATATTCTTGTTCATATTCCCTCTTTGTACATCTTGATCAAACGTTACCTCACTTGAAATAGTATAATCTTTATCAAATACAAACCTCTCAAAATACTGACTAAATGTAAGGTTAATCGGAAGACCACTTCCATGCTCCAATCCCCAAACGTACTTGTTTACGTCATATAACAATGGGGGAATTTCATCTTTCTTAAAAACCAGTGTATTTGTGTCAATAAACGAATACGGAGAAAATAACAGCCCTTTCACAGGATGTACATATGTTGATAGTTCTTCCATGTTTTTGTTCTTTAGAGCTGTTATAACCTTCATCGCTTCATTCGTTAATTCTGTTTCTATATCTACATTGCTTGTTTTTTTGTTAGTTGATTGTCCGTTATCAGTATTACATCCAGAAAGGCCAAATATTATAAGCAATGCAAAAATAACCGCCATGCTCCTTTTCATTGTGCTCCTCCTACTGATTCAGGCTTCTGTTTCATTTTATTAACTGTCTTCACTTGTTTGTATATCAATATCATCAGATGAGAAGACTTTAATAATCATCCTTCCATGTTGTGCAAAAGCACGAATAAGGATAGGTTGATTGTAAATGTTCTTAAATGCAAAATCAGGTCCATACCAACTAACTGTCGCATCTCTTCCAAGTGGAACATATGGAACCCGTTTACTATGTGAATATCTTTTTACAATCTGAACTCCTGCATGGTCAACTGCATTATACAAAGTAGATGACACTTGGCATATGCCACCGCCTATACCTTCTATCATTTCACCTCTTACAATTTCTGGTGCAGGCATATATCCCTTCTCTTTTGTTCTCTTCCCTACAACTTGGTTAAATGAAAATTCTTCATTTGGGAATACAACGTGATTATTAATAGCTTGAGCTGCCAAAAATATATTATGTGAACGTTCTTTATTGTACGAATTATAATATGTTATGTACTGCCCAATTAGGTTCGTACGAATATTTGCAAGTAATTCACTATCCACTTTTGGATTAATTAGATATATAGGCAGTTCAATGGTAGCTGGACCTTTCCCAAAATAATAAGCATGAAATTGTTCATTAAGCTTCTTTCGATTAAGAATTGTCCCTGTTTCCCCTTGTATAATTTCATTTTGATTGTTAATCTTTGCATTCACAGGTTCCTTATATGCCATCTTCTCTAACTTATTCTCAAACTGTTTATATAACTCATAATCAAACGTGTCATTTCCTAGAACCGATGTGAAAAAGCTTTGCCTATTAATCGAAATTAAAGGCTTCTCATCATATGTTATCGTTAAGTGAGCTTGAACACTAAGCTGATTTGCAAACATAAAAAAAAGGGTTAAACCTAAAAGCTTCATTCGGTCACCTCCAACTACTACAAGTAGTATGTGTAAAAAATGACCTTCTAATGAATCCAGCTAAACAAGAAAAAAACAGTCATTTAGTATAAAATTTACAATTTATAACAAAAATCAATAAATCACCATTTTTTTCTTTAAGATAAAATGTATTGATTAACATAACAATTCAAATGACATAAATAATACGTTAAAATGGACTAATAATACCTTTTTTCAAGGAGACTTTAAGATGAAACCTACAGACCTAGAAAAACAAATTATAGATAACTATACACGTGATGAAAATATGATGATTCTCATTTTTGCACAATGGTGTATCAATCATGACCTTAACCCTGAAGAAATCTATACACGTGCCTATCCTAATCAACATGACAATGTAGCACTTCAACAAAGCATAAACTTAACCGTCTCAAAAGAAGAAGCTGGCGAAATATCTGATCAAACATTGCTTAATGTCTTATCCCTATTTGGAAATGATGACCTCGCCTTTGTAGTGTCTGAGGAAATTTTGAAACGTAATAACATGAAGAAATCTTAAAAAAAACAGGCAACCAATGGTGAAATTGGTTGCCTGTTTTTTTTGTAATGGACAATCAATTATGCTTTCATTTACTAACGACTATTTGATGCTTAAAACCATAACGAACGTTATTGATATTTGTAACAAACACCTAGTATATGCATATGATGTCAGTGAGCTTGAGGAAAGGATTGATATTAGAATGCATAATTATAGAATGGCACATCATCAAATGCCTTATAATGGAATGATGAATAACCAAATGCCCCACAATGGTATGATGAATAATCAAATGCCTAACGCAGGCACAATAAATAATGGCATGATGAATAACGGAATGATGCCACACCATGATAACCACAAAAAATTAAAAGACTACGTTAAAGAACACATGCTTAATTATGTGATGGTAGAGTTGAAAGATGGTAAGACGATCGATGGAATTATCGAAGAAATAGATGGTGAACATGTTTATTTACTTGTTCCTGCTGGTGATGAAGAACAAGCTGAAAATAATGCAGGTAATGGAAATGGAAACGATCGTCAATTTGGCTTCGGCCCTGGATTTGGTTATGGTGGGTTTGGGCCTGGATTCGGATATGGATTTGGTGGCTATGGCTTCCCTGGTAGATTTCGTTACTTCAGAAGACGTCGCTTTCCTTTCTATGGTATTAGACGCTTCTATCCTCCGTATTTCTATTAAATATAATAAGAAAGAAGATAGGGTAATGATGATATTGCCCTATCTATTTCAAAAACTCCTTCATCGTCCTTTACTCCTCATTTTGATAACATATACACGACAAAAGATGATCATTGACCATACCAACAGCTTGCATGAACGCATAACAAATTGTTGGTCCTACAAACTTAAACCCTCGCTTTTTCAAATCCTTGCTTAGTTTTTCACTAATCGCTGTAGAGACAGGCACTTCTTCTAAATCCTTAAAATGATTCTGGATTGGTTTATGATCAACAAAAGACCAAATATACCGACTAAATGACCCAAATTCATTTACAACATCAAAATAACAATGTGCGTTTTTTATAACAGCTTCTATCTTCCTTCTATTTCGAATAATCCCTTCATTATTCATAAGCTCTTCTACTTTCTGCTCATCATATGTAATAATCTTTGCTGGTTCAAATTGGTCAAAAGCTATTCGATAGTTCTCACGTTTTTTCAAAACTGTATACCAACTAAGACCTGCTTGAGCCCCTTCAAGGTTTAAATACTCAAACAACAATCGATCATCATAAATTGGAATACCCCACTCATTATCATGATAATCAATATAAAGCGGATCTTTAGTTACCCAGTTACACCTTTGCATTAACATCCCTCCTTTGATTATAATTAAACGAAATTGTACTCATTTACTATTTAACATGATACGATGAATTTTATAAACATTTACTACAAAGGAATTGATTAATTATGATAAACAAAAAAAGCTTTGCTAGTGATAACCACTCAGGTATTCATCCAACAATTTTAGAAGCAATTGGCGTAGCAAATATAGATCACGCTCCAGCATATGGTGATGACAAATACACGCAAGCTGGTATTAGTAAATTGAAAGAGCACTTCGGAGAAAATATTGATGCTTTCTTCGTCTTTAATGGTACAGGTGCAAACGTACTTGGACTTCAAGCCGTCACAACATCCTACCAATCGATTCTATGTGCACACACCGCTCACATTAATGAAGATGAATGTGGTGCATTTGAAAAATCCACTGGTAGTAAACTCATCTTGTTACCAACATACGAGGGGAAAATTAGCGTTGAAGATATTAAGAAGAGCTTACATAGTGTCGGAAACCCTCACCGTAGCCAACCAAAAGTCGTCTCGATTTCACAAACAACTGAGCTTGGAACAGTTTATACACCTGATGAAATAAAAGCAATCGCTGATGTAGCGCATGAGAATGGACTTTTGCTCCATATGGATGGTGCAAGGTTATCAAATGCAGCTGCCAGCTTAGGGACAAGCTTGAAAGAGATTACCGCTGATGTAGGTGTCGATATCTTATCATTCGGTGGTACAAAAAATGGCTTAATGATTGGTGAAGCGGTCATTTTCTTCAATAAAGAACACGCTGTTACATTTCCTTTTGTTAGAAAACAAGGTATGCAATTAGGGTCAAAAATGCGATTTATTGGTGCTCAGTTTGAAGCTTATCTCTCCGATAACTTATGGTATGATAACGCAAAACACTCAAATGACATGACCCGTCTATTAGCAAATGAATTAGAGAAAATTTCTGAAATCACATTTGTAGAGAAAGTAGAATCTAATGCGATCTTTATCTCGATTCCTGAACAATATCTCACAAAAATTCAAGAAAACTATTATGTAGCAGTATGGTCAAAAGCATTGTCACAAGTTCGACTAATGGCATCATTTGATACGACTGAAGAAGATATTCATCAATTTGTTGCACTCGTAAAAAAAGTTATTTCTGATAACTAAAAAACTACCTATTAGTTAAAGACACATAAATATTAGTAGTAAAGATAGTAAGGGTTGAATGTCCCTACTATCTTTTTTTATATAAATTAAAATTACACCGTAATATTTGAACTTTATACCATTGTTAAAAGATCATCTCGATATTATACAGGCGAGAGCAGAACGAGATGTATCTCCTAATACGATAAAAACACATCGCTACAGTTGTATAAGATATATCAGATCATTATATTGAAGAAGTTGGTAATCTAAACCTCATCAATTCAAAGAAAACTTCTCTAATCGTTTCAATATTTTCCTTCATGCCGGTATCAACCCATTTATCCAGAATACTTAACATAGCACCTGCATAATATGAAGATGCATAAAAATGTGATACCTCACTTAGGTTCATGAATGCCTTGCAATGCATTTTATGGCCGACATTTTCAATTTCTTTTTCTAAGATTCGTAGTAGGCCTGATAATTCTTGATTTTTTAGCAATATAATCAAGTCTATATTTTCATTCCAAATACGTAGATATGTGTCCATAATGTAATTGATAGGATCTATATCATCGTTGAAATCATTAAGTTGTTTTTCATAAAGTAATGCAATATGATGACTAATTACTTCTTCTTTCGATTCATAGTTTAAATAAAAAGTTTTTCTTGCTAATTCAGCTCGCTGTACTATGTCTTTAATTGTTATATTCTTATAACTTTTTTCCTTCAAAAGTTCGATTAGCGCTTCTCTAATCAAACGCTGAGATCGTTTAGACAACTCATTCTTAGTCTCTTTCATATCAAACTCCTCATATAATACACATCTGTATAGGGTATGTGTATACTTTTAAAATTCTATTGACCATACAAATTTTCATTATTATACTTCAGATCAAGACATTACACAAATGTGTATACTTTAAACGTGTCAATTCTGAAGATTACAATTCTAAGGAGCTTCAAAATCAATAATTTCATTAATGAAAAATACATGGTAAGTAATATTTAAGTGAATATTCCGGGAATTTTATCTGTTTTTGTATACATCTCGAATTGCGATATATTGCACATTATTTCAGGAGGAGATAATTTGAGTAAAAAAAATGACAACAGTAAATATGTCTATCAAGGATTAGAAACAAATGGTTTTTTTCTAAAGGGAAGTTTGCCAAAAGAGAAAGCCATAGAGTTAGCAGGAAGTGATTTTTCGTTTCAACAAGTCGAAGACAATAGAGTGGGTTGTGCTTTAATGGTCGTTAGAATAGAGAATATGAAACCGTGGAATTTACCATTAGTAAACATCAAATATCCAGAAGCAGCCTGGTTATTGGATAAGGGAAATGGTGACTATTTAGCTGTCAAAGCACAAACACCACGCTCTATGCTTTGGATATTGTCAATGTCAGACAACTATAATACAGATGTTGGCGACATGTCTCTTTCAAAAAATGGTGAAAATGCCAATATAATTGTAACATCAGGAGAAAACAGATTCACTGTAGAGTTAGATGGGTCATCAGAAAATACAAAGTTTGATAAGACGCTGATAAACAACTTATGGACACGTAATAAAAAAGGCAAATATTATCGCATACCTTGGGCTCCAAATGAAGCAGAAAGTATATACCAAATGAATTGTCAAATAACCGATGATAGCCTTGGGAAAAACGTGTTCGGACATGAAGTTATTTGGAATGAAAAAGCTATATACTTCATCAATCGTCCACACCATTGTGCTCCATCATATTCAGACCAACCATTTAGTGTACAATAATTAACACTAATAAAACTTAATTAGAGCATATTTTAGATAAACCACTCTTTACGATACTAGAACAGAGTGGTTTATTCTTTACACTTTCTTATTTGTGATAATATTCTAGGGTAGCGTATCAAATAAAAGTGATTGGATCGGAAGCTTTTGTGTTCTGGCATTCCACAAATTTTCTATCATAGCATGAAAAACCTTTTTAAATCATTGTAAAACCTATCGTAAAAAGAAATAAGAACAGGGAAATCGTAGTGAAGAGAAGTTAAATTAGCTATAAAGAAGGAATCAATAAAAGTAGCTTATTTTATATCAAATAGTATTTTTAAAAATTAAAAAGGCGCCTGTCCTGGTCAGGCGCCTTGGCGTTTGTCGCGAAAAGACCGTATGACCACATTCATACGTTTTGCAAAATGCAAATCTTTCGTCTTACACAATTAGCTCATCGCTCAATTACTATAACACTTTAGACTTAAAAACACAACATTAGTTTCTAAATAACTATTTATCTCTTTATTTTATAGCTATCAGTTATTATCTTGATTCATTTCTTCAACCTGTAATTTCATATCAGCAATTAAGTTCGTTAACTCTTGTTTGATCTGCTCTTCATCTTCTGATTCTATTGCTTGTTTAAGCTCGTCACTCATCGGATTCATACGTGAACGTTGCTCTGCTTGCTCTACGTTTCCATTCT from Bacillus solimangrovi includes the following:
- a CDS encoding DUF3992 domain-containing protein: MGSGCCPDRPIVKDELCSNWEADCVTGTDNDPVILWEADPDVIQPFGTVTILVENACRDVEIFVNDCERHDTPVVTIDEGQSFSKTFNNLTCVAVRCRQGDDPGTICCGKLCMTVHYKRC
- a CDS encoding DUF3992 domain-containing protein, whose product is MDTKIIRHKQCIRVDKVYDWITQQIKIEKNEILKVKTVQDEVCANFCIHNKGKTSVLWQAEEKIHPSGTLTVCIDKGSIDVIVNGIQIFTLSEGESRSITLSNIKVLEVRCVEDCELCAGRFVLSLNYQISQFNNIKEVSCILTDEYGNPVNPYDDGAIICEEISDPNNRENINITLPDGDIVTLQIVELLIRGFIVIEIVDDNGKKQCPCPIPFNSIEQVVLCAPIGTKVDCEITDFTCRAILVPTKAKEDTICHEVIISISICENIQSIAKVKIELDGAICKQREEIKTKLCRINQIPDSCSTVFK
- a CDS encoding TetR/AcrR family transcriptional regulator; this encodes MKETKNELSKRSQRLIREALIELLKEKSYKNITIKDIVQRAELARKTFYLNYESKEEVISHHIALLYEKQLNDFNDDIDPINYIMDTYLRIWNENIDLIILLKNQELSGLLRILEKEIENVGHKMHCKAFMNLSEVSHFYASSYYAGAMLSILDKWVDTGMKENIETIREVFFELMRFRLPTSSI
- a CDS encoding VanW family protein, encoding MKLLGLTLFFMFANQLSVQAHLTITYDEKPLISINRQSFFTSVLGNDTFDYELYKQFENKLEKMAYKEPVNAKINNQNEIIQGETGTILNRKKLNEQFHAYYFGKGPATIELPIYLINPKVDSELLANIRTNLIGQYITYYNSYNKERSHNIFLAAQAINNHVVFPNEEFSFNQVVGKRTKEKGYMPAPEIVRGEMIEGIGGGICQVSSTLYNAVDHAGVQIVKRYSHSKRVPYVPLGRDATVSWYGPDFAFKNIYNQPILIRAFAQHGRMIIKVFSSDDIDIQTSEDS
- a CDS encoding flavodoxin; amino-acid sequence: MASILIVYASMSGNTEEILDVIKGRLEELNHDVTVEEIEDIEAESMLNYDAVLLGSYTWGDGELPYETEDFYDELDVVDISGKPVAVFGSGDTDYPKFCEAVDIFEFKLKECGAELIQQGLKIELAPESEEDKKKCITFAENVSTFFETKIDI
- a CDS encoding DNA-3-methyladenine glycosylase I; amino-acid sequence: MQRCNWVTKDPLYIDYHDNEWGIPIYDDRLLFEYLNLEGAQAGLSWYTVLKKRENYRIAFDQFEPAKIITYDEQKVEELMNNEGIIRNRRKIEAVIKNAHCYFDVVNEFGSFSRYIWSFVDHKPIQNHFKDLEEVPVSTAISEKLSKDLKKRGFKFVGPTICYAFMQAVGMVNDHLLSCICYQNEE
- a CDS encoding threonine aldolase family protein, giving the protein MINKKSFASDNHSGIHPTILEAIGVANIDHAPAYGDDKYTQAGISKLKEHFGENIDAFFVFNGTGANVLGLQAVTTSYQSILCAHTAHINEDECGAFEKSTGSKLILLPTYEGKISVEDIKKSLHSVGNPHRSQPKVVSISQTTELGTVYTPDEIKAIADVAHENGLLLHMDGARLSNAAASLGTSLKEITADVGVDILSFGGTKNGLMIGEAVIFFNKEHAVTFPFVRKQGMQLGSKMRFIGAQFEAYLSDNLWYDNAKHSNDMTRLLANELEKISEITFVEKVESNAIFISIPEQYLTKIQENYYVAVWSKALSQVRLMASFDTTEEDIHQFVALVKKVISDN